A single genomic interval of Candidatus Cloacimonadota bacterium harbors:
- a CDS encoding phosphatidylglycerophosphatase A gives MNFSTFYSTLFNIGYFPKAPGTAGTFVAALVYFLLPESMFISAACWIFFLLIVLILSIISVHFISKAEKVLGHDNGKIIIDEFFGYFFSVLFLPKTILIIIGSFLLFRFFDILKPEPVNILQKLPEGWGVMADDVMAGIYANLILQILVRIF, from the coding sequence ATGAATTTTTCAACTTTTTATTCAACTCTTTTTAATATCGGATATTTCCCGAAAGCACCAGGAACAGCAGGAACATTCGTAGCAGCTCTCGTTTATTTTTTACTTCCGGAAAGTATGTTCATCAGTGCAGCCTGTTGGATATTTTTTTTGCTGATCGTTTTGATTTTGAGCATAATTTCCGTTCATTTCATTTCCAAAGCAGAAAAAGTTCTCGGACACGACAACGGAAAAATTATAATCGATGAATTTTTCGGTTATTTTTTTTCTGTTTTATTCTTACCTAAAACGATTTTAATAATTATCGGTTCTTTCCTTCTTTTCAGGTTTTTTGATATTCTCAAACCGGAACCGGTAAATATCCTGCAGAAACTTCCCGAAGGTTGGGGAGTTATGGCAGATGATGTGATGGCTGGGATTTATGCGAATCTGATTTTGCAGATTTTGGTGAGGATTTTTTAG
- a CDS encoding T9SS type A sorting domain-containing protein, translating into MQKCKIWRKEMKRKEKLRTMFIIITLLLFAVLHSDTIIDTVYSTPELDGSITYLYNDNSYWISTVPTTLGCGDGWGGLIESYWWERGYVSFPLPDIPEGYNIETASFHIYQLDAYGNDLGGYPIWDVNPLPDTTDCVLDHIDYGNQLNVDDWTAGNPGDTQTLHTNIGIISDNAEFEYKTMDITEYVLDDYENVRDKTQYRIRFWINTDWDEWRDGLAFRAADTPTIYKPFARLVFSNVSSNEETLYSNSNFLNTFPNPFNGKVSIEYSMSQGNNILEIYNIKGQRIYLRSNLENEGTIVWNCGAKSSGLYFVKISNKNEKIIKRTTFLK; encoded by the coding sequence ATGCAGAAGTGCAAAATATGGAGGAAAGAAATGAAACGAAAAGAAAAGTTAAGAACAATGTTCATTATAATAACACTTTTACTGTTCGCTGTATTGCATTCTGACACCATAATAGATACAGTTTACAGTACCCCAGAACTAGATGGAAGCATTACTTATTTATATAACGATAACTCATATTGGATAAGTACTGTACCTACTACATTAGGGTGTGGTGATGGCTGGGGAGGTTTAATCGAATCTTATTGGTGGGAAAGAGGTTATGTCTCATTTCCTCTTCCGGATATTCCTGAAGGTTATAATATCGAGACTGCATCTTTCCATATCTATCAACTTGATGCTTATGGAAATGACTTAGGTGGATACCCTATCTGGGATGTTAATCCTTTACCTGATACAACAGATTGTGTTTTAGATCATATAGATTATGGTAATCAACTGAATGTTGATGATTGGACTGCAGGTAATCCCGGAGATACTCAAACTTTACATACGAATATTGGTATAATTAGCGATAATGCAGAATTTGAGTATAAAACTATGGATATTACAGAATATGTATTGGACGATTATGAAAATGTAAGAGATAAAACTCAGTACAGAATACGCTTTTGGATAAATACGGATTGGGATGAGTGGAGAGATGGTCTTGCTTTTAGAGCCGCCGATACACCTACAATTTATAAACCTTTTGCCCGACTTGTTTTTTCAAATGTAAGTTCTAATGAAGAAACTTTATATTCAAATAGCAATTTTCTAAATACATTTCCTAATCCGTTCAATGGGAAAGTAAGCATTGAATATTCAATGTCTCAAGGAAATAACATCTTAGAGATTTATAATATAAAGGGTCAAAGAATATATTTGAGAAGTAACTTAGAAAATGAAGGTACAATAGTCTGGAATTGCGGTGCAAAAAGTTCCGGGTTATATTTTGTGAAAATTTCTAATAAAAATGAAAAAATTATAAAAAGAACAACATTTTTAAAATAG